GTTCCCTTACTCTTAGGGGTGGCCTGGATTGGTCCTCTATTGCGCACGTGGAAGGAGCACCGCCCGCAATCTGACAATACGATAAACTCTGGCGTGCGCCTTCCGTGAGCACGGAGGACTAACCGGGCTACCCCTCTTCCCATGCGGGGCTATCCCCGCATCCCTTGATGGAATGAATCTCCCCGCATCGCGTTCGCTACTCCCTCATTCTCTGAACCCCTGAATTTTACTCACGTCTTTCCCAATTCCTTCGCACGTTCCCACCGGCACTCCGGTTGCTCAAGCATAGGACCGTCGGTGCGCGGCGCAAACGGCCGGAAAGGGGGTGACGCAGGAACGAGGCCGGCGAAAAAGCCAGATCGCCGCCGGATCAGCCGACGAGTGAGATCACAACTTTCAACAATTGAACGTACGAGGAGGAAGCCATCATGCAGAAAGGTCCATCCCAGGTTTCGTCAGGCAACATCAGCCCCGCCGTTATGGGGCCGCAGAAAGACACCAAGGACATCGTCATCCTCTCCAGCCTCGTCCTGCTCCTGGCAGGCCTCTCGGCCGTGGCCTGGATCTATACCGAAACCAACAATCCGAAAGCCCTCACCTCCCCAACAGACAAGGTTGAGTCGGCCAAGGTGTCGGAGATCCTCAAAAAGGCCAGCGGGCTCTCTCAAGCCGAAGCCTCCATCTCCCCCTCCACCCCGGTGACCGCCCCGGTTTCGTCGGTGGCCGACATCATTCATAGCGACGTCTACTTCGAAACGGGCCGCAAGGGTTTGACGGATGAAGCCAAGGCACAGTTGGCCGCCCAGGCCGATCTGCTCAAGCTGAACCAGGACTATGCCGTCTTGATCCAGGGCTATACCGACCAACAGGGGTCGGCCACCTACAACAAGAAGCTGGGGATGAAGCGGGCCGAAACCGTGAAGCAGGAACTGCTGAACGGCGGG
Above is a window of Nitrospira sp. DNA encoding:
- a CDS encoding OmpA family protein, with translation MQKGPSQVSSGNISPAVMGPQKDTKDIVILSSLVLLLAGLSAVAWIYTETNNPKALTSPTDKVESAKVSEILKKASGLSQAEASISPSTPVTAPVSSVADIIHSDVYFETGRKGLTDEAKAQLAAQADLLKLNQDYAVLIQGYTDQQGSATYNKKLGMKRAETVKQELLNGGVAEHQMKVVSLGEDGVLCVDNSDVCRHLNRRVHLDIRKIGQEHLVIPTVANTTAIDPADSSIEQQTSGQADGSTGNVPPASPGVTTFDPASGS